TGCTGGAGGTAGATAAGAGCCGGGGTGAAGTGAAAGTGGAAGTCGCCGAAGCTGCGTACCCGCTACCCATTACGATAAGCGCCGATTACGTTAGGCCGCTAAGGGAGGAAAGAGCTAGCCGGTAGGTGTCGGAGTTGGTAAGGCTCAGGGGCTTCGTGGAACGGTTAGAAGCAGAGGGTTTGCTGCAACGCTTCTCTCAGCCGGTGTCAACGGATTACGAGTGCGCGTACTGGTTAAAGGTGTTTGACGGTTCTAAAGGCGTCCTTTTCGAGAAGCCTAAGGGTTACGAGATACCAATCGTCGGCAACGTCATCACCAATCGCAGCGTACTCTATAAGCTTCTGAACGCAACGGGAGATGAGCAGGCATTCTCCAAGCTCCTCAGAGCCGTTAACAACCCTTTACCGCTGAAGATTGAGGGAGCACCCGGGGAATTCAAGAGGTTCAGCGGCATCGAGCGATTGCCCGTGCTGCGCAGCTACGAAGGCGAAGCGGGCCCCTACATCACCTCTGCAGTAATCATCGCGAGGGAGCCAGGAGGGGAAGTGCTCAACGCCAGCATACATCGCATGCTAGTGATTGATGGGAGTCACCTGGCCGTAAGAGTTGTTCCCCGCCACCTCTACTACATCCTTGAGAAAGCTCGGAAGGCTGGCGTAAACCTCCCTGTCGCTGTCGTTATCGGATCTCCGCCGGAAGTGTACGTGGCCGCGGCATCATCACCTCCCTACGGGGTATTCGAACTCGAGGTTGCGAACGCCCTGATGGAAGGTAAACTTAGGGCGTTCGAAACCGAAAACGGTATTCCCGTTCCGCTGGAATCCGAAATAATCATTATCGGCGAGCTCAGGATAGATGTGAGCGCTCCCGAGGGTCCTTTCGTCGATGTTCTAGGAACTCTTGATGTTGTGAGAGTGCAGCCGGTCCTCGAAGTGAAGGAAGTGCTGGTGAGAGAGGATGCTCTCTACTATGCGATACTCCAAGGGGGGTGCGAGCACGCGCTGCTAATGGGCTTTTACAGGGAGGCTTTGATTTGGGACAGCGTCAGAAGGGTGGTTCCCCGGGTCAAAGCTGTCAGACTGCTAAAGGCTGGCGGGGGCTGGCTTACGGCAGCAGTATCAATATCGAAGAGCACCGATGGGGACGCCAAGAACGCTTTGCTGGCAGCGTTCGCTGCACATCCCTCCCTAAAGATCGCGATAGTGGTGGACGAGGATGTGAACATCGATGATCCGAACGAGCTCTTATGGGCCATAACGACGCGCATGCAGCCGGCTGAAGACTTAATCGTGCTTCAAGGATTCAGGGGTTCGAGCCTAGACCCTTCAGCAGATCCGGAGGGCTTGACCACTTCGAAGTTGGGTATCGACGCTACAATACCTCTCACGAGGGACAAGAAAGCTTTCCTACGCGCTCGCATACCCTATCCTAGTTGACGCCGGTATCGTCTACTGCTTGAAGAGCCAACCGCTTAGCTAGGCTGTCGACCAGGAAGTCGGGATCCGTGCGCCCAATTCCACTAATCCTATGAACCTCGAGAAACACCTCCAGTCCAACCTGCTGAGCCTCCAGCATGAAGAGGTCGCTCCATGCGCGGCGTGAACGGGCCTTATAC
The nucleotide sequence above comes from Thermofilaceae archaeon. Encoded proteins:
- a CDS encoding UbiD family decarboxylase, translated to MSELVRLRGFVERLEAEGLLQRFSQPVSTDYECAYWLKVFDGSKGVLFEKPKGYEIPIVGNVITNRSVLYKLLNATGDEQAFSKLLRAVNNPLPLKIEGAPGEFKRFSGIERLPVLRSYEGEAGPYITSAVIIAREPGGEVLNASIHRMLVIDGSHLAVRVVPRHLYYILEKARKAGVNLPVAVVIGSPPEVYVAAASSPPYGVFELEVANALMEGKLRAFETENGIPVPLESEIIIIGELRIDVSAPEGPFVDVLGTLDVVRVQPVLEVKEVLVREDALYYAILQGGCEHALLMGFYREALIWDSVRRVVPRVKAVRLLKAGGGWLTAAVSISKSTDGDAKNALLAAFAAHPSLKIAIVVDEDVNIDDPNELLWAITTRMQPAEDLIVLQGFRGSSLDPSADPEGLTTSKLGIDATIPLTRDKKAFLRARIPYPS